One stretch of Leptolyngbya sp. CCY15150 DNA includes these proteins:
- a CDS encoding GTP cyclohydrolase II has product MVNNPQKPKHIILTSHSHRASTKRIPIEWGAADPQVRGPVIGSPRSLAYRNVIGTHAGSYGVYRALAVASGVLDPAHRADLTDTSPVVHIGPYPSWSDPSKIVSLDPLGGLVSEVFRDMASEDYDILPTIAITKAHINIPELQSEIDAGRIVADGTLLKADGSLVVTKAAIDPVWYLPGIAQRLDIEEADLRRVLFQQTGGMFPELVTRPDLQVFLPPIGGTTVYIVGDINTVADPTIPLAVRVHDECNGSDVFGSDICTCRPYLVHGIEACIQTAQEGGAGVIVYCRKEGRALGEVTKFLVYNARKRQEGGDRADAYFLRTECVAGVQDMRFQELMPDVLHWLGITKIDRLVSMSQMKYNAITHSGIEVVKRVPIPPELIPADAQVEIEAKKASGYYSEDGVRDGDELAQVKGRDY; this is encoded by the coding sequence ATGGTGAATAACCCGCAGAAGCCGAAGCACATCATTCTCACCTCCCATTCCCATCGTGCTAGCACCAAACGTATTCCCATTGAGTGGGGAGCTGCAGATCCCCAAGTGCGCGGCCCGGTGATCGGCTCTCCCCGCAGTTTGGCCTATCGCAATGTCATTGGTACCCATGCGGGCTCCTATGGCGTGTATCGAGCCTTGGCCGTGGCTAGCGGCGTCCTCGATCCAGCCCATCGTGCCGATCTCACTGACACCTCACCCGTGGTGCATATTGGCCCCTATCCCAGTTGGAGCGACCCCAGCAAGATTGTCTCCCTCGATCCCCTGGGCGGTTTGGTCAGTGAGGTCTTTCGGGATATGGCATCGGAGGATTACGACATTCTGCCCACCATTGCCATCACCAAAGCCCATATCAATATTCCTGAACTCCAGAGCGAGATTGATGCCGGCCGCATCGTGGCGGATGGCACCTTGCTGAAGGCCGATGGCAGTCTCGTGGTCACCAAGGCGGCAATTGATCCGGTGTGGTATTTGCCGGGGATTGCCCAGCGTCTTGATATTGAGGAGGCCGATCTGCGGCGCGTGCTGTTTCAACAAACGGGCGGCATGTTTCCAGAACTGGTCACCCGTCCCGATCTGCAGGTGTTTCTACCTCCCATTGGCGGTACCACGGTCTATATCGTCGGTGATATCAACACGGTGGCCGATCCCACCATACCTCTAGCAGTGCGGGTACATGATGAATGCAATGGTTCCGACGTGTTTGGCTCAGATATCTGCACCTGCCGTCCCTACCTAGTTCATGGCATCGAGGCCTGTATTCAAACTGCTCAGGAGGGCGGTGCTGGGGTGATTGTCTACTGCCGCAAGGAAGGCAGGGCCCTGGGCGAAGTCACTAAGTTCTTGGTCTACAACGCCCGCAAACGTCAAGAGGGGGGCGATCGCGCCGATGCCTATTTCCTACGCACCGAATGTGTAGCGGGGGTGCAGGATATGCGCTTCCAGGAACTGATGCCGGACGTGCTGCACTGGCTGGGCATCACCAAAATCGATCGCCTAGTCTCCATGAGTCAGATGAAGTACAACGCCATCACCCACTCGGGGATCGAGGTGGTGAAGCGGGTGCCGATCCCACCGGAGCTGATTCCAGCCGATGCCCAAGTGGAAATCGAGGCCAAGAAAGCTTCAGGCTACTACTCGGAAGACGGGGTTCGCGATGGAGATGAGCTAGCTCAGGTGAAGGGGCGAGACTACTAA